Proteins encoded together in one Perognathus longimembris pacificus isolate PPM17 chromosome 8, ASM2315922v1, whole genome shotgun sequence window:
- the LOC125356439 gene encoding prolyl-tRNA synthetase associated domain-containing protein 1, protein MAGTELRAALEQRLGALAIPTEVVEHPEVFTVEEMMPHIQHLKGAHSKNLFLKDKKKKSYWLVTVLHDRQINLNDLSKQLGVGSGNLRFADETAMLEKLKVGQGCATPLALFCDDGDVKFVLDSAFLEGGHEKVYFHPMTNNATMGLSPEDFLTFVKTTGHDPIILNFD, encoded by the exons ATGGCGGGCACCGAGTTACGGGCGGCGCTGGAGCAGCGGCTTGGCGCTCTCGCCATCCCCACAGAGGTCGTGGAGCATCCCGAG GTGTTTACAGTTGAAGAAATGATGCCTCACATCCAACATTTGAAAGGAGCTCATAGTAAGAACTTATTtcttaaagacaaaaagaaaaaaagctattgGCTGGTGACAGTTCTTCATGATAGACAAATTAATTTAAATGATCTTTCCAAGCAGTTAGGTGTTGGGAGTGGAAATCTGCGGTTTGCTGATGAAACAGCTATGCTAGAAAAACTAAAAGTTGGTCAAGGCTGTGCCACACCCCTGGCACTCTTCTGTGATGATGGAGATGTGAAATTTGTTCTGGATTCTGCTTTTCTGGAAGGTGGACATGAAAAGGTGTACTTTCACCCAATGACTAACAATGCAACCATGGGACTGAGCCCTGAAGACTTTCTCACATTTGTGAAGACAACAGGACATGATCCCATAATATTGAACTTTGATTAA